One Odontesthes bonariensis isolate fOdoBon6 chromosome 17, fOdoBon6.hap1, whole genome shotgun sequence genomic window carries:
- the brms1la gene encoding breast cancer metastasis-suppressor 1-like protein-A has translation MPVHRDREKKESTAEEMEVEEQEASSSDEEDSDTSSVSEDGDSSEMDEEDCERRRIECLDEMTTLEKQFTDLKDQLYRERLCQVNSKLGEVEAGRAAEYLEPLAVLLENMQVRTKVAGIYRELCLESVKNKYDCEIQAAFQHWESEKLLLFDTVQSELEEKIRRLEEDRQSIDITSELWSDELSGKKKRRDASSPDKKRRRPSVVSGPYIVYMLPDLDILEDWTAIRKAVATLGPHRGKAEADGPVFPFRPDRNRPILNC, from the exons ATGCCGGTGCACCGTGATCGGGAAAAGAAGGAGAGTACAGCTGAGgagatggaggtggaggagcaggaagcATCCAGCTCAGATGAGGAGGATTCCGACACCTCCTCTGTCTCTGAGGATGGAGACAGCTCTG AAATGGATGAAGAGGACTGTGAGCGGAGGAGAATTGAGTGTCTGGATGAAATGACTACCCTGGAGAAACAGTTCACCGATCTCAAAGACCA GTTGTACAGAGAGCGACTCTGTCAGGTGAACAGCAAGCTGGGAGAGGTGGAGGCTGGCCGGGCAGCAGAATATCTGGAGCCTCTGGCTGTGCTGCTGGAGAACATGCAGGTCCGCACCAAGGTGGCAG GCATTTACAGAGAGTTGTGTCTCGAATCTGTGAAGAACAAGTATGACTGTGAGATCCAGGCAGCATTTCAACACTGGGAG AGTGAGAAGCTGCTGCTCTTTGATACGGTGCAGAGCGAATTGGAGGAGAAAATTAGAAGACTGGAGGAGGACCGACAAAGCATAGATATTACATCAG AGCTCTGGAGTGACGAGCTGTCAGGGAAGAAGAAGAGACGAGATGCTTCAAGTCCAGATAAGAAGAGAAGACGACCTTCTGTGGTGTCTG GTCCATATATCGTCTACATGCTGCCTGATCTGGACATCCTGGAGGACTGGACAGCTATCAGAAAG GCTGTGGCCACGCTGGGTCCCCACAGAGGGAAGGCGGAAGCCGACGGCCCCGTGTTCCCGTTCAGACCCGACAGAAACAGGCCGATTCTCAACTGCTGA